The sequence below is a genomic window from bacterium.
CTGATCAGGAAAACTACGGAGGCTCAGCATGGATGAATTTGTTCCCATTTTACAGGATTTGCATCGGAAAATTGATACGGGATTTGCTGGCGTTTACCAGAAAATAGACGCGGTGAATAGGGAAACGATAGAACACCGGCAGATGTGTGCTATGAAATTTGGCGAGGTAAGTCAAAAATTTGTTCAGATTGATAAAGACATGTCGGTGAAAAATGCCGTCAATGGAATAAAAGACCAGCAGGAAAAGGAATCCCGTGATTGGTGGAAGTGGATCATCCGGGGAACTACGGGGGTGATCGCGTTTGGGATGGCACTGTTCATCTGGAAGTTAATCACCGGCAGTGCTAAAATAATTATCGGCGGTTGATGATGAAACTGAACAAAAAACAAAAAGAAGTGTGCGCGAAAATTGAAATCATTGCCCAGCTTGCCGGGATAGATCCGACCTGGGCGCAGGCGGTGGCCATGACGGAAAGCAGCCTGGGGCTCCATCAGAAAAGCCCGACCGATGCGCGAGGGGTATTTCAGATGACACCCATCGCCATGAAGGACCTGCTTCTGGAGATGGAAAAATCAGATTCAGATGATGAATTTATTGATATTGTTTGTGGTGTGGCATTTTTGAGAGTATTATTGAACCGATGGGGTAGCATTGATGATGCGACCATGCATTACTGCGATCCCCTTGATAGACATTTTTATGTCAAACGAGTTGCGGATTACATTAAACAATTAAAGGAGATCGAAAAATGAATGACGCGAAAAGTTTTTTACTCAGCAAAACCCTTTGGGGGGTCGTAATTTCGGCAGCCGGGGCCATATTGCCCAAAATTGGCCTCATGCCCTTTACCGATGCCGGAGCGGATGAAATGGCGGGCCTGGTCGTGACCATCCTGGGCGCGATAATTGCCGCCTATGGCCGGATCGTGGCACAAAAATCTTTGAAATGATAGAACTCCTGTCCACCATCGGAATGATCATCGGAGCGCTATTTGCCGCCTATGAACGACACCGACGAAAAAAAATGGAGCAGACACTTCAAAACGAAGTTGATTTGCTCCATAATAATCCTGGTCTGTGGCTTCAGCATCATTTTCCTGGGATGCCAAAAAAACAGGATATTGGCCCCACCAAAACCGACGATTGAGAGCCGGGAGGTGGGCGGGATGATTTGCCTCGACCGGGAGAATTTCATTCGCCTGGGCGGGTATATCCTGGCTTTGGAGAATAGTGTTAAGCAGTGCCGCTGACCTGAGCGTTGGCGCTACTGTTGACATCCTCCCCACGGCTGAAGCCGGGGGATTCCAAAACCTCACGATTCTGGTTGCTGCCCTGAACGGCCTCAATGCGCCGATTCACCATCTCCGTAAATGCCCGAATATACAGCCGTTTATAATGTGGCCAGCGGGCAAATTCCCGCAACTGCATTTTACCCCCAGCCATCGGGCAGCCGACAAGCGGCTGACCGGCAGCGTTATGCCACCAACTCAACCAGTGCACGAATAGCGTTAATCATACCAATCTTGTCAGCATCGGGCACAGGGGCAACACGAATGAGCATTTCCATTTTCTCTAACTCATCCTTTTCAGATGCCCCGACGAGGCCAACCAACGCCGCTCTCAATTTTGCAATCGTGGCTTCGGCTTTTCTCAAGGGATGTTTCCCGCAAACCTTGATATGTTCTGTGAGCACATCCGATCCCCATGCCGGTGTATCTTGTGGATACTCCATACCGCAATAAACACACGTCAAAACTCTCCCCTCATCCATTTCCCTGGTCGAGGTCTGGTTGTTAACCAATTCTAAGAATTTACGGAAACATGGTAACTTTTCATACCACCAAAAATCTACACCCCAAAATCCGGATTCGTCTGCTAATTCTCTTATTTTATTGTCAGATATTTCCATACTCTCCTCCTTTGGTTAAGTGGCAAGGCAGGCCCGGTTAGCGGCAGTGGTTCTACCCACTCCGGCACCGGGCGCCATCGTTCCCTCGGTTGAGCCAGTATCGGCTTGTCCATCCAAGCCACGCCCATAGCCAACAATAACAGCCAGGATGCGACGATCAAGGTTATCAGCAAGCAGTCAATGAGAGCTTTCATGGCTTCACCTCCGTTATGTAGCGAATTAAAAGATCAATT
It includes:
- a CDS encoding transglycosylase SLT domain-containing protein, whose amino-acid sequence is MMKLNKKQKEVCAKIEIIAQLAGIDPTWAQAVAMTESSLGLHQKSPTDARGVFQMTPIAMKDLLLEMEKSDSDDEFIDIVCGVAFLRVLLNRWGSIDDATMHYCDPLDRHFYVKRVADYIKQLKEIEK